From the genome of Nicotiana sylvestris chromosome 2, ASM39365v2, whole genome shotgun sequence, one region includes:
- the LOC104218023 gene encoding monodehydroascorbate reductase 4, peroxisomal, whose product MGRAFVYVILGGGVAAGYAAHEFVKRGVSHGELCIISEEPVAPYERPALSKGYLLPEDPARLPAFHCCVGTNEERLTPKWYKEHGIELVLGTRVKSADVRRKTLLTATGETITYKILIVATGARALKLEEFGVSGSDADGVCYLRDLADANRLVNVMQSSSGGNAVVIGGGYIGMECAASLVINNINVTMVFPEAHCMARLFTPKIASYYEEFYKSKGVQFVKGTVLTSFDFDSDQKVTAVNLRDGTKLPADMVIVGIGIRPNTSLFEGQLTLEKGGIKVNGRMQSSNNSVYAVGDVATFPVKIFSETRRLEHVDFARKAARHAVAAIMEPEKTTEFDYLPFFYSRVFTLSWQFYGDNTGDVVHFGDFSGNRFGAYWVNKGQVVGSFLEGGTKEEYEAIAKITRLKPAIEDLVDLEKQGLGFALTLSRIPEPSEEAVVVSSGSASTLVVEKPLYAWHATAGVILAASIAAFAYWYGRRRRRW is encoded by the exons ATGGGAAGGGCGTTTGTGTATGTAATATTGGGCGGTGGAGTTGCAGCTGGTTACGCAGCTCATGAATTTGTTAAACGAGGTGTCTCTCATGGTGAACTCTGCATCATCTCTGAAGAACCT gttGCTCCTTATGAACGACCTGCATTAAGCAAGGGTTATTTACTACCAGAAG ATCCGGCACGTCTGCCTGCTTTTCATTGTTGTGTCGGTACGAATGAGGAAAGGTTGACCCCTAAGTGGTACAAGGAGCATG GCATTGAATTGGTCCTTGGGACTCGTGTAAAATCAGCTGACGTGAGACGGAAGACACTGTTGACTGCAACTGGTGAAACCATAACCTACAAGATTCTCATAGTGGCAACTGGTGCTCGG GCTTTGAAGCTTGAAGAGTTTGGAGTGAGTGGATCAGATGCTgatggtgtatgttatttacgAGATTTGGCTGATGCAAACAGGCTGGTTAATGTGATGCAATCCAGCAGTGGTGGAAATGCTGTTGTAATTGGTGGTGGCTACATAGGAATGGAATGTGCTGCTTCTTTGGTGATCAACAACATAAATGTTACCATGGTCTTTCCAGAAGCACATTGTA TGGCCCGCCTATTTACTCCTAAGATTGCAAGTTACTACGAAGAATTTTACAAGTCAAAAGGTGTTCAGTTTGTCAAGGGAACGGTCTTGACATCATTTGATTTCGACTCTGATCAGAAG GTCACTGCAGTGAATCTGAGAGATGGAACTAAGCTACCTGCTGACATGGTCATAGTAGGCATCGGAATTCGACCAAATACCAGCCTTTTTGAAGGGCAACTTACTCTCGAGAAAGGAGGGATAAAAGTCAATGGCCGAATGCAATCAAGCAACAACTCAGTTTATGCTGTTGGGGATGTTGCTACTTTTCCTGTCAAAATTTTCAGTGAAACACGGAGACTTGAGCATGTTGATTTTGCAAGGAAGGCGGCAAGGCATGCAGTAGCTGCAATCATGGAACCAGAGAAAACAACCGAGTTTGACTACTTGCCATTCTTTTACTCCAGAGTGTTTACACTCTCTTGGCAGTTCTATGGAGACAATACTGGTGATGTAGTCCATTTTGGGGATTTTTCTGGAAATCGTTTCGGGGCATACTGGGTGAACAAGGGTCAAGTTGTTGGGTCTTTTCTAGAGGGTGGAACAAAAGAGGAGTACGAGGCTATTGCAAAGATCACAAGGCTCAAACCAGCAATTGAAGACTTGGTTGATCTTGAAAAACAAGGGTTAGGATTTGCATTGACATTGAGTCGTATACCAGAGCCATCGGAGGAGGCTGTTGTTGTCAGCAGTGGTTCGGCTTCCACTCTTGTAGTGGAGAAACCTTTATATGCCTGGCATGCAACAGCTGGAGTCATATTGGCTGCATCAATTGCTGCATTTGCATACTGGTATGGTCGGAGGCGTAGAAGGTGGTAA
- the LOC138882250 gene encoding uncharacterized protein, which translates to MLGRIKQWTAKFLSYAGRLQLIKSVLFAIQSFWSQIFPLPKKIIRGIDTICKRFLWTGETKNKAKALVVWKQLCWPKSAGGLNITDILIWNRAALIKHIWNIDKKKDRVWIQWIYTYYFKQQVVWNVKVKQAVWLTQKILCATKYLNEASIGIKEVMNMQEYSIRLVYDKLRGELPKVEWKRLVCNNIRNPKWIFNLYLAILGRLYMRDILLGWGIAICSDCSLCGRATESHDHLFFKCNYSTVIWRKLLQWLGITRDVHGWNDEIQWTVRHAAGKKQIYVIYRMLLACVVYYIWQERNWRTFRGTQRSCEELIRMIVQEVHCRGNLNFKVARKLQEFNFYR; encoded by the coding sequence ATGCTAGGCAGAATCAAGCAGTGGACAGCCAAATTCCTATCATATGCAGGAAGATTGCAATTGATCAAAAGCGTACTGTTTGCTATTCAATCTTTTTGGTCCCAAATCTTCCCTCTGCCTAAGAAGATCATTCGAGGAATTGACACAATTTGCAAAAGGTTTTTATGGACAGGAGAAACGAAGAACAAGGCTAAAGCTCTAGTAGTTTGGAAGCAATTGTGTTGGCCAAAATCTGCAGGGGGTTTGAACATAACAGATATCTTAATATGGAATAGAGCTGCTTTGATCAAACATATATGGAATATAGACAAGAAAAAGGACCGCGTGTGGATACAATGGATTTACACTTACTATTTCAAACAACAGGTAGTATGGAATGTGAAGGTTAAACAAGCTGTTTGGCTCACTCAGAAAATCTTATGTGCTACTAAATACTTGAATGAGGCAAGTATAGGTATAAAAGAAGTGATGAACATGCAGGAATACTCCATCAGGCTGGTATATGATAAGCTCAGAGGTGAACTACCTAAAGTGGAATGGAAGAGGTTAGTTTGTAACAACATTAGAAACCCAAAATGGATATTCAACTTGTACTTGGCAATTCTTGGAAGACTGTACATGAGAGACATATTACTAGGCTGGGGTATAGCAATTTGTTCAGATTGCTCGCTATGTGGAAGAGCAACAGAAAGCCATGATCATCTATTCTTCAAGTGCAACTATTCAACAGTAATATGGAGGAAGCTGCTACAATGGCTGGGAATAACAAGAGATGTGCATGGGTGGAATGATGAAATTCAATGGACTGTAAGACATGCAGCAGGgaagaaacaaatatatgtaATCTATAGAATGCTACTAGCTTGTGTTGTGTATTACATTTGGCAGGAAAGAAATTGGAGAACATTTCGAGGAACACAAAGGAGCTGTGAGGAGTTAATCAgaatgatagttcaagaagtacaTTGTCGAGGAAATTTGAATTTTAAGGTAGCTAGGAAATTGCAGGAGTTCAATTTTTATCGATAG